The following coding sequences lie in one Jonesia denitrificans DSM 20603 genomic window:
- a CDS encoding acyl-CoA dehydrogenase family protein, which produces MGFLCENTLESIRNRAAHYDATNTFFDDDLTELRDAGYLAAFVPTVFGGSGLSLQDMTHEQMALAGAAPATALAINMHHVWVGVARAVHRTGDSSMDFVLEEAAHGELFAFGVSEAGNDLVLFGSNTQAIPHQDGSYTFHGTKIFTSLSPAWTRLGTFGVDTTDPNNPMNVWGFVDRDPEGVTVANDWDTLGMRASHSCTTHLHGALAPATRIVRRLPPGPSTDPMIFAIFSTFEILLASVYTGVATRALDLAIATARTRTSKASGTTYDQDPAIRWRIADAAIALDAIHPQIRQAAQDLDAGIDRGPLWYPQLSAIKTRATETALDVVNKAIRVSGGSSYFTRNELSRLYRDVLAGLFHPSDDESVHNAWATALLGPLSPA; this is translated from the coding sequence GTGGGATTTCTTTGCGAAAACACCCTCGAATCTATCCGCAACCGCGCAGCACACTACGACGCCACCAACACGTTCTTCGACGACGACCTCACCGAACTCCGCGACGCCGGATACCTTGCCGCTTTCGTCCCCACGGTGTTCGGGGGCTCCGGCCTCAGCCTCCAGGACATGACACACGAACAAATGGCGCTTGCCGGGGCCGCCCCCGCCACCGCACTCGCCATCAACATGCACCACGTGTGGGTGGGAGTCGCCCGAGCAGTACACCGCACCGGAGACTCATCCATGGACTTCGTCCTCGAGGAAGCCGCCCACGGCGAACTGTTCGCATTTGGGGTGTCCGAAGCGGGCAACGACCTTGTCCTGTTTGGTTCAAACACCCAAGCGATCCCCCACCAGGACGGTAGTTACACCTTCCATGGAACGAAGATCTTCACCTCCCTGTCCCCCGCCTGGACTCGCCTGGGAACCTTCGGGGTTGACACCACAGACCCCAACAACCCTATGAACGTGTGGGGGTTCGTGGACCGGGACCCGGAAGGGGTGACCGTCGCCAACGATTGGGACACGCTCGGCATGCGCGCCTCCCACTCCTGCACCACCCACCTTCATGGGGCGCTGGCACCCGCCACGCGCATCGTCCGGCGACTCCCACCCGGCCCCAGCACCGACCCCATGATCTTCGCGATTTTCTCCACCTTCGAAATCCTGCTCGCCAGTGTCTACACTGGCGTGGCCACACGCGCCCTTGACCTTGCCATCGCCACCGCGCGCACCCGCACATCAAAAGCCAGTGGAACCACCTACGACCAGGACCCAGCAATCCGATGGCGCATCGCAGATGCTGCGATCGCCTTGGACGCCATCCACCCGCAAATTCGTCAAGCCGCACAGGATCTCGATGCCGGAATTGACCGTGGACCGTTGTGGTACCCGCAACTGTCTGCAATAAAAACGCGCGCCACAGAAACCGCCCTTGACGTTGTCAACAAAGCGATCCGCGTGTCAGGAGGCTCGTCGTACTTCACCCGCAATGAACTCTCACGCCTGTACCGTGACGTCCTTGCTGGACTGTTTCACCCTAGTGACGACGAATCAGTCCACAACGCCTGGGCCACCGCATTACTTGGACCACTCTCGCCTGCCTGA
- a CDS encoding prolyl oligopeptidase family serine peptidase, producing MSTSENMQTIAAPIDQDPYLWLEDIDAPRSLDWVSERNASATATLGSSYEFALRKSVIKEVLDSDDKIPLVSSVGGYLYNFWRDADHPRGVWRRTTDADYRSPDPTWETLLDIDALATEEDIPWVFHGAEILRPTYDRAIISLSRGGSDADEDREFDLTTKTFVPPDHGGFFRPESKGGMSWINRDTVYIFTDFGTDELGNATLTSSGYPRIVKQLSRGQQLNDATVVYAGGDNDMYIRAFHSHTPGWERDFVARSLAFYRSELYLRTTDGLTLIDVPLSAEAGVHREWLLIETREPWVVGDTTYPAGALLITRFEDYLAGGRDLTVLFEPTSSQSLAGASFTKNHLVLNVLDHVKNRVEVLTPPTDRAGSWERRPAVALPAMGTTSVSGVDSDVTDDVWVMTTDYLTPSSLYRLAVDDLTVPGGLGEPLKTSPSFFDSSGLTIDQYFATSKDGTQIPYFLVHATDAPRDGSIPTLLYGYGGFEISLTPGYSGGLGRAWLDKGGAYAVANIRGGGEYGPRWHQSALKDQRHKAYEDFSAVARDLVERGVTTPERLGVQGGSNGGLLTGNIYTQYPELFGAVVIQVPLLDMKRYSHLLAGASWMAEYGDPDDPAQWEFIQRFSPYHLVEPNRNYPPVLITTSTRDDRVHPGHARKFAAKLLDYGYDVTYYENIEGGHGGAADNDQAAFMSALAYEFLWQRLTPVTTPDGDKS from the coding sequence ATGAGCACGAGCGAGAACATGCAGACCATAGCCGCCCCCATTGACCAGGACCCTTACCTGTGGCTCGAAGATATCGATGCGCCACGGTCCCTCGATTGGGTCAGTGAACGTAACGCCTCTGCCACCGCAACGCTCGGATCAAGTTACGAGTTCGCGTTACGGAAATCTGTGATCAAAGAAGTTCTTGACTCTGATGACAAGATCCCCCTTGTCAGTAGTGTGGGGGGCTACCTCTACAACTTCTGGCGTGACGCTGACCACCCGCGTGGGGTGTGGCGGCGCACCACAGATGCGGACTATCGCTCCCCTGACCCCACCTGGGAAACACTGCTCGACATTGACGCTCTCGCCACGGAAGAAGACATCCCGTGGGTCTTCCACGGCGCAGAAATCCTGCGCCCCACCTACGACCGCGCCATCATCAGTCTGTCCCGCGGGGGAAGCGACGCAGACGAAGACCGCGAGTTTGACCTCACCACCAAGACCTTCGTCCCCCCGGATCACGGTGGGTTTTTCCGGCCCGAATCCAAAGGCGGGATGAGCTGGATTAACCGTGACACGGTCTACATCTTTACGGACTTCGGAACAGACGAACTGGGCAACGCAACGCTTACCTCCTCGGGTTACCCGCGCATCGTGAAGCAGCTGTCGCGTGGACAGCAACTCAACGACGCCACTGTTGTCTACGCAGGTGGGGACAACGATATGTACATTCGTGCGTTCCATTCCCACACTCCAGGCTGGGAACGCGACTTTGTTGCCCGCTCTCTAGCGTTTTACCGGTCTGAACTGTATCTTCGCACCACAGATGGCCTCACCCTCATCGATGTTCCGCTTTCTGCGGAAGCAGGGGTTCACCGTGAATGGTTGCTCATTGAGACACGCGAGCCCTGGGTTGTGGGGGACACGACATACCCGGCTGGTGCTCTTCTCATCACTCGGTTTGAGGACTACCTGGCCGGAGGCCGAGACCTGACCGTCTTATTTGAACCCACGAGCTCACAGTCACTCGCTGGCGCCTCATTCACCAAAAACCACCTCGTGCTCAACGTCCTCGACCATGTGAAGAACCGGGTGGAGGTTCTCACTCCACCCACAGACCGCGCTGGCTCCTGGGAGCGGCGCCCCGCTGTGGCGCTGCCCGCTATGGGCACGACCAGTGTGAGTGGTGTGGACAGTGATGTCACTGACGATGTGTGGGTGATGACCACTGATTACCTCACCCCGTCCTCACTGTACCGACTAGCTGTTGATGACCTCACCGTGCCGGGCGGGTTGGGTGAACCGCTGAAAACTAGCCCTTCCTTCTTTGACTCCTCAGGCCTGACTATTGACCAGTATTTTGCGACGTCGAAGGACGGGACTCAGATTCCTTACTTCCTTGTTCACGCCACTGATGCGCCACGCGATGGCTCCATCCCTACCCTTTTGTACGGGTATGGCGGGTTCGAGATCTCGTTGACGCCAGGTTACTCTGGCGGGCTCGGACGGGCGTGGTTGGACAAAGGGGGTGCCTACGCAGTCGCGAACATTCGTGGTGGCGGCGAGTATGGGCCACGATGGCATCAAAGTGCGCTGAAAGATCAGCGGCATAAAGCATACGAAGATTTCTCTGCTGTTGCCCGTGACCTTGTCGAACGTGGGGTCACCACACCTGAGCGGCTTGGTGTGCAAGGTGGCTCCAACGGGGGGCTGCTGACCGGCAACATATACACGCAGTACCCTGAACTCTTTGGTGCCGTGGTGATCCAGGTTCCGCTACTGGACATGAAGCGCTACTCGCACCTGCTTGCAGGGGCGTCCTGGATGGCCGAGTACGGTGACCCAGATGATCCAGCCCAGTGGGAGTTCATCCAGCGATTCTCGCCCTATCACCTTGTGGAACCGAACCGCAACTACCCACCGGTCCTCATCACCACCTCCACCCGCGACGACCGGGTACACCCTGGGCACGCCCGAAAATTCGCGGCAAAACTCCTCGACTACGGGTATGACGTGACCTATTACGAGAACATTGAAGGTGGACATGGGGGCGCCGCCGACAATGACCAAGCCGCGTTCATGTCCGCGCTAGCTTATGAGTTTTTATGGCAACGCCTCACCCCAGTCACCACGCCAGATGGCGACAAATCATGA
- a CDS encoding MFS transporter — translation MASIFVDTSILRSSPAFARLWWGLGVSNIGAQITVVAVGLEMYAITGSTLSVGMIGLAALIPLVVLGLYGGALVDAYDRRRIALIASSVLWVTSALLAVQAFVGLESTGVLYTLVAVQSAAFAVNNPARQAIVPRIVPAQKIPAANSLMTITWNAALFGGPLLAALLVNWGGYGVAYTVDAVLFTFALWALVRLPDIPPALPGREGPDSGGQASCAQVSTGPARRVVGVRAILDGLVYLRTQPDVRMTFLADLAAMILASPRVLFPALGVIVLGGAETTVGVLTAAFAVGAMSAGLLSGALTVMHRQGLIIAVAITAWGMSIVAFGALMVAAGRTSPDSIQWGFLLAGACALFMAGASDAISAVFRQTILQTATPDHMRGRLQGVFIVVVAGGPRLGDMWLGTQAQWFGEGWAAVVGGVACIIVLWVLMAWYPRFLTYDARTVTQAT, via the coding sequence ATGGCGTCGATTTTTGTTGATACCTCAATCCTTCGATCGTCTCCTGCATTTGCCCGACTGTGGTGGGGATTAGGGGTCTCCAACATTGGTGCCCAGATCACGGTTGTTGCTGTGGGACTGGAAATGTATGCGATCACGGGGTCAACCCTGTCAGTGGGGATGATTGGCTTGGCGGCCCTGATCCCGCTGGTTGTTTTGGGGTTGTATGGCGGTGCGCTGGTTGATGCCTATGACCGGCGGCGGATCGCACTGATCGCATCGTCGGTGCTGTGGGTGACGTCAGCGTTACTTGCCGTGCAGGCGTTTGTGGGGCTGGAGAGTACGGGTGTGCTCTACACGTTGGTGGCTGTGCAGTCTGCCGCGTTTGCAGTCAACAATCCGGCACGACAAGCGATTGTGCCGCGTATCGTTCCAGCTCAGAAAATTCCGGCAGCGAACTCGTTGATGACAATCACGTGGAACGCGGCGTTGTTTGGTGGTCCCCTGCTCGCCGCGTTGTTGGTGAACTGGGGTGGTTACGGTGTGGCGTACACCGTGGATGCTGTGCTGTTCACGTTCGCGTTGTGGGCACTGGTGCGGCTGCCTGATATTCCTCCGGCCCTTCCTGGACGTGAGGGTCCCGATTCTGGCGGTCAGGCGTCCTGCGCGCAGGTGTCCACTGGCCCTGCACGCCGCGTGGTGGGGGTGCGTGCCATCCTTGACGGGTTGGTGTATTTGCGTACTCAACCCGATGTGCGCATGACGTTCTTGGCAGACTTGGCTGCCATGATTCTCGCCTCCCCGCGGGTACTGTTTCCTGCGTTGGGTGTCATTGTGCTCGGTGGCGCAGAAACCACCGTCGGCGTGCTGACGGCAGCGTTTGCGGTCGGTGCGATGTCTGCAGGGCTGTTGTCCGGGGCTCTGACAGTGATGCACCGTCAAGGACTGATTATCGCGGTGGCGATTACTGCGTGGGGGATGTCCATTGTGGCCTTTGGTGCCCTCATGGTGGCAGCAGGGCGGACGTCACCTGACTCGATCCAGTGGGGATTTCTTCTCGCTGGGGCATGTGCTTTGTTTATGGCAGGTGCAAGTGACGCAATTTCTGCGGTGTTCCGGCAAACCATTTTGCAAACCGCAACACCCGACCACATGCGCGGGCGCCTCCAGGGCGTTTTTATCGTTGTGGTGGCCGGTGGCCCCCGACTGGGTGACATGTGGCTGGGCACTCAAGCCCAGTGGTTTGGGGAAGGGTGGGCTGCCGTCGTCGGGGGCGTGGCCTGCATCATCGTACTGTGGGTTCTGATGGCGTGGTATCCACGTTTCCTTACCTACGATGCGCGCACTGTCACTCAGGCAACGTAA
- the ligA gene encoding NAD-dependent DNA ligase LigA, which yields MGEVWAVARACQWSVDNSEVTTNDQNAHDSSLARPFTGPEVAAGSAAARIVDAAAEVSLQEQWERLARLIQRYQFEYYIQGESSVPDADYDALLAELVAVEEQLGGAPQGSPTQRVGGTFSTEFEEVDHRQPMLSLDNAFSLEELQAWADRVHGELSGGAVSYLCEVKIDGLAVSLTYERGELVRALTRGDGQTGEDVTLNVQTIRSIPQRLGGDPAFHPQVVEIRGEVFMKVADFADLNDSQARQGGKTFANPRNAAAGSLRQKDPRVTAQRRLSMYAHGIGALEWDGQSPVDLARQSDVYALYQQWGIPVSSHNSVEHDLDAVTRKIEYYRENRHSIEHELDGFVIKVDEVAAQKQLGSTSRAPRWAIAFKYPPEEVTTRLLDIQVNVGRTGRVTPFGMMEPVLVAGSTVSMATLHNFHEVRRKDVRPGDTVIVRKAGDVIPEILGAVESLRPDGLPQWEPPTHCPSCGTEIREAKEGDKDLRCPNAQSCPSQLRERVFALASRGAFDIEALGWESAVALCDPESSRPVGPDAPQLDGPPLTPVLTSEAHIFDLADENSSLTRSLKDVVVWRERKLKSGTRWELVPYFYTRATASKSSVPTATTVKLFEEVQKAKSQPLWRVLVALSIRHVGPTAARALATEFGSMDRIRAASVSELAAVDGVGSTIAESVVEWFREVDGNQWRPAIVAAWAKAGVSMEDIPDESVQRTLEGITVVVTGGLENFTRDGVKEAIVARGGKASGSVSKKTDFVVVGANAGSKETKARELGLRILNEEEFTRLLAGGPDAVNASHSSESVSEVSD from the coding sequence ATGGGTGAGGTGTGGGCTGTGGCGCGCGCATGTCAGTGGTCCGTGGACAATAGTGAGGTGACCACGAATGACCAAAACGCACATGACTCTTCACTAGCACGTCCGTTCACTGGCCCGGAGGTGGCTGCTGGTTCTGCCGCTGCTCGCATCGTCGACGCTGCCGCAGAGGTGTCGCTACAGGAGCAGTGGGAGCGACTTGCTCGTCTGATACAGCGCTACCAGTTCGAGTATTACATTCAGGGGGAATCATCTGTCCCTGATGCAGATTATGATGCGCTGCTTGCGGAACTGGTCGCTGTTGAGGAGCAGTTAGGGGGCGCGCCTCAGGGTTCTCCAACCCAGCGAGTGGGGGGAACTTTTTCGACTGAATTCGAAGAAGTTGATCACCGTCAGCCCATGCTGTCGTTGGACAACGCGTTTTCCCTTGAGGAATTACAGGCCTGGGCTGATCGTGTTCATGGTGAACTGTCGGGTGGGGCAGTGTCCTACTTGTGTGAAGTGAAAATAGATGGGTTAGCCGTGTCTCTCACTTATGAGCGGGGTGAACTCGTCCGGGCACTCACTCGTGGTGATGGTCAAACAGGTGAAGACGTCACGCTGAACGTGCAGACAATCCGTTCGATTCCTCAGCGTTTGGGCGGAGATCCAGCGTTCCACCCGCAGGTTGTGGAGATTCGCGGGGAAGTCTTCATGAAGGTCGCTGATTTTGCTGATTTGAACGACTCGCAGGCGCGCCAAGGCGGGAAAACCTTCGCGAACCCACGCAACGCAGCGGCTGGATCATTGCGGCAAAAAGATCCTCGGGTCACTGCTCAACGACGGCTGTCTATGTACGCTCACGGTATTGGTGCGCTGGAGTGGGACGGTCAGTCTCCGGTGGACTTGGCTCGCCAATCCGACGTGTATGCGCTGTACCAACAGTGGGGGATCCCAGTGTCGAGCCACAATTCAGTGGAACACGACCTTGATGCAGTGACGAGGAAGATTGAGTACTACCGGGAGAACCGGCACTCCATTGAGCATGAACTTGATGGGTTTGTCATCAAAGTGGATGAGGTCGCTGCTCAAAAACAGCTGGGTTCAACAAGCCGCGCACCCCGGTGGGCTATTGCATTTAAGTACCCACCTGAAGAGGTCACGACACGGTTGCTTGATATCCAGGTGAATGTGGGTCGCACTGGCAGGGTGACCCCGTTTGGGATGATGGAACCTGTGCTAGTTGCAGGGTCAACGGTGAGCATGGCGACGCTCCACAATTTCCATGAGGTGCGCCGTAAGGATGTGCGTCCCGGGGATACCGTCATTGTGCGTAAAGCAGGCGATGTGATTCCTGAGATCCTGGGCGCAGTGGAGTCACTGCGACCTGATGGGTTACCTCAGTGGGAACCGCCCACGCATTGTCCGTCGTGTGGCACCGAGATTCGTGAAGCGAAGGAGGGCGACAAAGACCTTCGCTGTCCGAACGCGCAGTCGTGTCCGTCGCAGTTGCGAGAACGCGTCTTTGCCTTAGCGTCCCGTGGTGCGTTTGATATAGAAGCGCTCGGATGGGAATCTGCTGTGGCGTTGTGCGATCCGGAGAGCTCTCGCCCAGTGGGGCCCGACGCTCCACAGCTTGACGGGCCGCCTCTTACCCCGGTTCTCACCAGCGAGGCGCACATTTTTGACCTTGCAGATGAGAACAGTTCGTTGACGCGCAGCCTCAAGGATGTTGTGGTGTGGCGGGAGCGGAAATTGAAGTCTGGCACCCGCTGGGAGCTAGTTCCCTACTTTTACACCCGGGCAACGGCTTCGAAGTCTTCGGTTCCAACTGCGACGACAGTCAAGCTGTTTGAGGAGGTACAGAAGGCAAAGAGCCAGCCATTGTGGCGGGTGTTGGTGGCATTGTCGATTCGCCATGTGGGGCCTACCGCGGCGCGAGCTCTTGCCACAGAGTTTGGTTCGATGGATCGCATCCGAGCCGCTTCTGTGTCGGAACTCGCCGCAGTTGACGGTGTGGGCTCCACCATTGCGGAGTCTGTCGTTGAGTGGTTCCGTGAGGTGGACGGCAATCAGTGGCGTCCCGCGATTGTCGCTGCGTGGGCGAAAGCTGGGGTGTCTATGGAGGATATTCCCGACGAGTCTGTGCAACGCACGTTGGAAGGAATCACTGTTGTTGTGACCGGTGGGTTGGAGAACTTCACTCGTGATGGGGTGAAGGAAGCGATTGTGGCACGGGGCGGCAAAGCGTCCGGGTCGGTGTCTAAGAAAACCGATTTTGTGGTTGTGGGCGCAAATGCGGGGTCGAAGGAGACGAAGGCGCGAGAGCTTGGCTTGCGAATTCTGAATGAAGAAGAGTTCACCCGGTTGCTTGCCGGGGGTCCTGATGCGGTTAATGCGAGTCACAGTAGTGAGTCTGTCTCAGAAGTTTCGGACTAG
- a CDS encoding NUDIX hydrolase, protein MSGQARHITVVAALVRDPDGRLLLVRKRGTQRYIQPGGKPDLGEEVTTTAAREVAEETGLNLDPDRFTTMGTIHTNAANEPDHTLTAHCVSVCLNYLEASHVSAAAEIEEAVWVSPQQAMSMPVAPLLHDHILPAILTPTTP, encoded by the coding sequence ATGAGCGGTCAAGCACGCCACATCACCGTGGTTGCCGCACTCGTGCGAGATCCTGATGGTCGCCTACTCCTGGTGCGCAAGCGTGGAACCCAGCGCTACATTCAGCCCGGTGGAAAACCCGACCTCGGCGAAGAAGTCACCACGACAGCAGCCAGAGAAGTGGCCGAAGAAACTGGTCTCAACCTTGATCCGGACCGGTTCACCACCATGGGCACTATCCACACGAACGCAGCGAACGAACCCGACCACACGCTCACCGCTCATTGTGTGAGCGTGTGTCTCAACTACCTTGAGGCGTCACACGTGAGTGCCGCTGCGGAAATCGAAGAGGCCGTCTGGGTGTCACCCCAACAGGCCATGTCTATGCCCGTTGCTCCTTTGCTCCACGACCACATCCTGCCCGCGATCCTCACCCCCACCACACCGTAA
- the mnmA gene encoding tRNA 2-thiouridine(34) synthase MnmA, which translates to MRVLAAMSGGVDSAVAAALAVEAGHDVVGVHMALSRNRNQFRSGSRGCCSIEDASDARRAADILGIPYYVWDLSEKFEDTVVADFISEYEAGRTPNPCVRCNEHIKFEALLDKAMALGFDAVATGHYAQIIDRDTTDVHGQPTVIRELHRSPNDAKDQSYVLAVMGPDRLKNAIFPLGGYASKDEVRAEAERRGLSVSNKPDSYDICFVADGDTKGFLRDRLGSRPGEVLDTDGNVVGTHDGAYAYTVGQRKGLALGRPAEDGKPRYVLGVSTRDNTVIVGPSELLSVNRIVGDKAVWFATDILTDASLTTEGSDWFAIEGQVRAHGAALPGRARIVPLDRARDLMPAGREELAAECTRVEGADPGHDHTALVEVELQSPLRGVAAGQSIVLYRGTRVIGQATVVASDRKATLPTPQRAAATA; encoded by the coding sequence ATGCGGGTACTCGCCGCCATGTCAGGTGGAGTTGACTCTGCCGTTGCAGCGGCCTTGGCAGTGGAGGCCGGCCACGACGTTGTCGGTGTCCACATGGCGTTGTCGCGTAACCGTAACCAGTTCCGGTCAGGCTCGCGTGGCTGCTGTTCCATTGAGGACGCCTCTGATGCCCGCCGTGCAGCCGACATTTTAGGCATCCCCTATTACGTGTGGGATTTGTCGGAAAAGTTTGAAGACACCGTTGTTGCCGACTTCATTTCCGAATACGAGGCTGGACGCACCCCGAACCCGTGTGTGCGCTGCAATGAGCACATCAAGTTTGAAGCACTGCTCGATAAAGCGATGGCACTAGGGTTTGATGCGGTTGCTACCGGACACTACGCTCAGATCATTGACCGTGACACCACCGATGTGCACGGACAACCCACGGTGATCCGCGAACTGCACCGTTCCCCCAACGACGCCAAAGACCAGTCGTATGTGCTCGCTGTGATGGGGCCAGACCGGCTGAAGAACGCGATTTTCCCGCTCGGGGGGTACGCCTCAAAAGACGAGGTCCGTGCAGAAGCAGAACGCCGCGGCCTGAGCGTGTCAAACAAACCAGATTCATACGACATCTGCTTCGTCGCAGACGGTGACACCAAAGGATTCCTGCGCGACCGATTGGGGTCACGCCCAGGTGAGGTCCTAGACACGGACGGCAACGTCGTCGGAACTCACGACGGCGCCTACGCCTACACGGTCGGTCAACGCAAAGGACTCGCCCTCGGACGCCCCGCTGAAGACGGCAAACCCCGCTACGTCCTTGGAGTCAGCACCCGCGACAACACCGTGATCGTTGGTCCATCCGAACTGCTGTCCGTGAACCGGATTGTGGGTGACAAAGCAGTCTGGTTCGCCACCGACATTCTCACCGATGCGTCCCTGACCACCGAAGGCAGTGACTGGTTTGCAATCGAAGGGCAAGTGCGCGCCCATGGCGCGGCGCTGCCCGGTCGCGCTCGCATTGTTCCCCTTGACCGTGCGCGTGACCTTATGCCAGCGGGCCGCGAAGAACTCGCAGCCGAGTGCACCCGTGTTGAGGGCGCAGACCCTGGCCACGACCACACTGCCCTGGTCGAAGTGGAACTTCAATCCCCGTTGCGCGGAGTCGCAGCAGGACAATCCATTGTCTTGTACCGCGGGACCCGAGTCATTGGGCAAGCAACCGTGGTCGCCTCTGACCGCAAAGCCACACTCCCCACCCCCCAACGAGCCGCCGCCACCGCATGA
- a CDS encoding cysteine desulfurase family protein produces MKPARTSYLDHAATTPMVPAAIAAYAEQLAVVGNPSSLHAAGRRARSVVEAAREELASIYGCRPSEIIVTSGGTEADNLAVKGIFRARRAQDGRRSRIVISAVEHHAILDPAHALAQDDGAQVVALPVDERGLVDPLALEAELREHASDTALVSVMWANNEVGTIQPIAELAQIAHRYGIPMHTDAVQAAGHLAVNFQDSGVDALTVTAHKIGGPVGVGALIARRDLEMYPVLHGGGQERQVRSGTIDAAAIHSWRVAAVQVASELPARVERERELRDQLLARIVEAVPDAQVRGVDPQGPDAHMRLSSIAHVTFPGCEGDSLIYLLDSHGVQASTGSACQAGIPQPSHVLLAMGLDELTARGALRFSLGATSTQEDIDHVIEVLPTVVERARRAGLATTGR; encoded by the coding sequence GTGAAGCCCGCACGGACCAGTTACCTTGATCATGCCGCCACGACCCCGATGGTTCCGGCAGCTATTGCTGCGTATGCGGAGCAGTTAGCCGTGGTGGGTAATCCCTCGTCGTTGCATGCCGCGGGACGGCGGGCACGGAGCGTGGTCGAGGCAGCCCGTGAGGAGCTAGCCTCGATCTACGGGTGCCGGCCTAGTGAGATCATTGTCACCTCGGGGGGTACTGAGGCAGACAACTTAGCGGTGAAGGGGATCTTCCGGGCTCGTCGAGCTCAGGATGGGCGCAGGTCGCGCATCGTGATTTCTGCTGTGGAGCATCATGCGATTCTTGATCCTGCGCATGCTCTGGCTCAGGATGATGGCGCGCAGGTTGTTGCGCTTCCGGTTGACGAGCGGGGGTTGGTGGACCCGTTGGCGTTGGAAGCGGAGTTGCGTGAGCATGCCAGTGACACGGCGTTGGTGTCGGTCATGTGGGCAAATAACGAGGTGGGGACAATCCAGCCGATTGCGGAGCTTGCGCAGATCGCTCACCGTTACGGTATCCCGATGCACACCGATGCTGTGCAGGCGGCCGGGCACTTGGCCGTGAATTTTCAAGACAGCGGTGTGGATGCTCTGACGGTGACAGCCCACAAAATTGGTGGGCCTGTGGGCGTGGGGGCGTTGATTGCGCGCCGCGACCTAGAGATGTATCCGGTTCTTCATGGTGGCGGTCAGGAACGACAGGTCCGGTCAGGCACTATCGATGCGGCAGCTATTCATTCCTGGCGTGTTGCTGCCGTGCAGGTGGCAAGCGAGCTGCCGGCGCGGGTGGAGCGGGAGCGCGAGTTGCGCGATCAGCTGTTGGCGCGCATCGTTGAGGCTGTGCCTGATGCGCAGGTTCGTGGGGTTGACCCGCAGGGGCCGGACGCGCATATGCGGCTCAGTTCCATTGCCCATGTGACCTTTCCCGGCTGTGAAGGCGATTCCCTCATCTATTTGCTTGATTCACATGGGGTGCAGGCTTCGACCGGGTCAGCGTGTCAAGCGGGAATACCGCAGCCCTCCCACGTGTTGCTTGCGATGGGTCTTGACGAACTCACTGCCCGCGGGGCGTTGCGTTTCTCCTTGGGGGCGACCAGTACTCAAGAAGATATTGACCATGTCATTGAGGTGTTACCGACGGTGGTTGAGCGTGCTCGGCGTGCTGGGCTTGCCACAACTGGCCGGTAG